The following nucleotide sequence is from Centropristis striata isolate RG_2023a ecotype Rhode Island chromosome 7, C.striata_1.0, whole genome shotgun sequence.
CTGTATTTAACATGAAATGTGACACTCTAGTTTCTCCGCATGCTGTAAGGAGTTGCATGTAAAGTTTACATGTCCACACGACTGTGCATTGCAACCAATGCAGTTGATGCTAGTGCATTCAAAATAACTCCTCCCACCTCATAACTCAACTAATCATTTGCTTCTTTAACATAGAAACCAGGGAGTCTCCTGGATAATTGAACAATACATaagaaattgcaaaaaacaaaacaaaaaacagacccCCAAAGAACACTGATCACGAAGAAAACTgaaagacttcttttttttaattttactgtctcattattattttatattattaacaaCTTGTCACTCAGGGATAggcaagtataaaaaatgtatgtgtataaAAATGAAGACTTTTATTAGTACCTTTTTTGGTTTGGGCAGCGCACCGACATTTTCAAAACAGATTACAACCCTCCTGTGATTTTCTTGTGTACTGAAGTCTACTTCTGATTCCTTCTGCAACCGACGTGCGTGTGCAATTGTTTGTGATGCTAGAATTATGTGCTCTGATAAGGGGTCTATGGGTTTAAGTCATTGCCATCATTTTTGGAATGCTACATGGCAAAGAATCCAGTCAGGGGCATAAATCACAGCTTTAACAAATTCATGTTTAATTACGAAATGTATGGCGCTAATTTCTTGTCAAAACctaccaaacaaacaaaacatgttttaccaATGCACGATAATTCACTTACACAATGTGTGCCATAGCAACTGGAATTCAGTCAGTTCAGTCAGTAGGTTTTTTGACAGGTTAGGTGAGGAATATTAGGGTAAGCCAATTATAGGCAGAGCAGGCAGGGTTGTGCCTTCACTATCCTAGGAATCAAAAAACCCGTCTGGGATGAGACCCCCAGCACTGgaatgcaaaaaaatgaacaacaacaaacagaaaaagatacTCAACGGAcaaggaaaaataaatgtttggcaCTTACATAATAAAAGCCATCTTCATCTATTTCACCAAAAACACTGATGACGTCACCGGCACAGAAAGTCAGTTCAGCCTGTTGAAGAACAAAGACCATTCAGATACAGTTGGCTTGTTGTACTTTTCTTGTTGTTTACAGCATGTTAGTGTGCAAAAAACTTTCCAAAACATCAAATGTTACTGGGGTTTGATGAGTTTGAAATGCTGTGCTTCCTTTTCCAAATCAATGTGATGCATCTTAAACACAAGTGTCAAATCAGTCTCTGCAGATGGACTGTTGCAACTGTAAATGCATCAAATGTTGGATCTTTGAAGACAGGATTGCAACACACTGGGCACATCTGTCCTACAGGGTTTTTATTATTCCAGAACACACAAACCAAACATAgcgtatgtacagtatgtaggAGACAGGtcgacacaaaagaccaaaccGAGGAGGGGGGATGCTGGCTCAGGCAATGCATGAGAGGCTGTTCATGAGCACCAGGGACAGAGGGCTATGGCCCGTCATCTGAAACCCACCTCCTCGTTTGCACTCGAACAAACGGgggaggaaacacacacagagcagacagTACCGTACACTCCTCACCCTCACTCACCTCCTCATTCAGTCTGTTGCCCTCATACTGTGTCGGTGGCAGTGCCAATAGAAAGGTGAGAGTAAGTGAACGGGGGGTGGGGCAATAAAACAGCACGGGAAAGTATTCAATCTTCCAGCTTACACAGTGCTAACTGTAACTCTTCAATCAACCTCACCTTTGCACATATTACGCTGAATCACACTTAAAGGGATACTTCGACATCATGTTGCCAAGAGTTAGATAGGAAGATTTATACCACTCTTGAAGGTACAGCGGGGAACATTGTTGGCTTAGCTTTATATAAAGGCTGGAAGCAGCTAGCCTGGTTTAAGACTTTCTATTTGAAATCCAAACTTTCATTTGACCATAGATAATATTGAAATTTTAAAGACCCGTTAGAATTCAAAATTCACAGTCTGTAAGCACAACAGACCATTTGAAGTAGTTTGCCTTGTTATCCAGCAGAGGGCGCTCTAAACATTCACTGTTAGCCTTACCTACGGTGTTGCCAACAGAATCCACTTACTCAAtagatttagcaacttttcagacttGGAAACTTCTAAAAAAAACTAGCAACAAGTTAAGTTACTAATCAGATCATTAGGGGAAAAGCaagaattttaattaatttgaatgaatagatgtttttttttttaagttgcagcCCTAGCCTGGTTCTGTCAGGTAACAAAATCTGCTGTGTTATTATAACATGTTATATCTTGTTAAATCTTATTTGCCATCTGGCCATGAGTTTCAAGACGCTAGCCCACAACTGATCAGCTACACTTAGGATAAAGACTGGAAGTAGCTGAATACTGCTAGCTTGACTCCATCTGTAACTCCCTTACAACTATAGTgtatcattttcacattttggtttttaaacatattaaacaAATTAGGTATGTGCTTAGGTATATGTCAATTAGAGTCTTGTCTttgtgctaaactaagctaagctaagcatcCTGTGGCTGTAGCatgagtggtatcaatcttctcatcaaGCTCGACAACAGAGTGAAACAGTCACACTAGCTTAACTTTCAATTCTGAACTgactaaacaaaacaatacatatCCTCAACTTTATGCCTGTGCATCTCAAATATTTTGTGCTTTGAATGTTATGCATTTGTTAACATGATGGTGGTGACAGAGAATTGTCAAGACAAAGTGAATGAGATGGAGCCACAGGAGGCTGTACCTCTACATCAACGTTAGGGGAGCTCTCTCGGGGGTCGTAGTCATACAAAGCCACCATTCTGCGTGTTGACATCGGATGTTGACGGCCACTCCGCCTGTTCCTCTCTGTGGAGACGAAAAGTAATAATAGACAGGACAAAGTTTAAGCAGTGGAAATAATCTTAAACTTGACTGAAAGATGTCATGACCAGTGATGATGCATCATTGCCATGCAAGTCCAACAAACAGCAATCTGATCATGTGGCTTATAAGGTGAACAGTTCCTATGTTCATGGTTAGGGTTTAGAGTTTAGTGACAGCAAATATAAAATGTGGAAATGAACTAAAAGCAGTTAACAGATGAATAGGGATAGTGAGAAGTGAAAAAAGACAGTAAAGATGAAGCAGAGAGCAGAATATTATCTCACTAGACACAGACCTCTTTTGGACTTTCTGGACCTGCGATTTATTGAGCGGCCATCTTTGAAACGGTCACAGTTCACTTCACAGGAAAGCAGAAAAACAATTAAGTGGGAAGAGTATAGGAAAGGAGAAATGCATCAGTAAATGACAGTTCAGCAGAGACAGTTTAGTTTAGAAGGGCAAGGTTTTAAAAAGATCTCACCTAACTTCTCCACAGGAGTGTTGAGTGGCAGGAAGCCCTGTTTGAGGAGCTGGTCCATCATTTCATCATCCTCTGTTTGGATCTCAGAGACCATGTTACAGGGGATCAGACCCACTCGGTCTCGGACCTCTGCCCTGTAGAAGCCATCGGTGTCTTTATTCCCAAACACCTGAAGAAACAACGAAGTGTCAGGGGAAGAAACGCAAACAGTAGACATATACCATAGAGTCGGCAACCAGGATGGACAAAGATTATACTTATATTTACATGTACATTCTAAAGACCAGCCAAGACAACATAACTGCAGGGGTGTAACCCTGATGCCTCACAAATAATAGATGAATACTATTTTACACTTTCTatacttcagtcctgatcataactacaaaatattcattcattttcaggaTTGCCAAATGCCAATTAGTTTAAATGATGCCACAGttgttaaaatataattatctaTAATACATAACCTGTGCTGTATTGAATATTTCCCCCactcctatttttttttcacagtctggGATTTGTCAATAATTGACAACAACACAGATTTTGATGCACTACATCAAATTCTGCAGTGCtccataatacagcagcaattACTCTCAAGGAAACAAGGAGCATAGCATGTATTTGCCCCATAGGGCAAacattagaattttttttctttaatggcTGTGGGATCAAAAATTGGGGTAGCAGTGGGGTTACTGTTGTCCTTAAGggtgtgtctgtattttgggTTGAACTTCGAAATTTGACAAATAAATGAGCCATATGAATTAACACAGCCAAAGtgtagaaaaatagaaaatccaaactatctctAGTGGGGCACAAAGGTTAACAAAACAAATTGAATAAGAAAGTTTACTTTTAGCTAGGTTTGAAACATATCTATCTACAGGTCTTAGTAGTGTCTAAGAATGAAGCCACCACCTTGATGATCTGGCCCTCCTTGAATGGCAGCTCCTCATCGGCAGCATCAGGGTTGGGAGACATGGACATGGGGTCATAGTCAAACAGAGCCACAAACACACGGGTCATCTCGTCTGGCTCTGACTCCTCATAGTATTCCGGGGATCGCCGTTCCCGCCTGCGCCCGCCATAGCCGTCTGAAACATAGAGGAGGCCTCTGCTGCTACTACCAGCCTTATACAGCCACGCTGGCTGTAGAGGCAATGAGAGCAGAAGATGTCTCTTTGTTAGAGCTGACAGGGGAGAGGGTGATGAGATGCATGTGTGAAAAAAGAGCCATAGGTCCAAAAATTAGGCTTTTAGTTTGGAtctcttttactttgaaaaatgaTACTCCTGTTGTTTTCTCGCATTAAAAGCAAAGGATGCTTTTGACTAAGAAAAAGGCTCGAAATCATCGCAGCTCATCGGGGGTTCTTCGTTCACACATCTCTGCTTGCTGGCGTGACAGTCGCTAAACATCACAGTGATAGCACAGTACAACACAGCACAGACAGGAAACACATGTCAAgcagtttttttggggggtgcaaGGGAAACTGAATGACTGTGCACACCAGGAGGACACAAGTAACACTGCACTATTGTTCATTGCTGTTTCACTGCCTTATCTCACAGAGGCTGATTAACATGCATGCTTTCCCAGGGACTGGACATGATGAGGAGAGCATTCCTACATCCAATGCAGGTGTATGGTCATGCTTTAAGGCCACATCTGGAAACAATGTGCAGCGAAAAAGGGGCAAAGGAGACACGTTCCCAAGGGAGATAACACATCAAATGCCCTAGCAGTTCCTGGCAACGCAGATATCAGTGAGGGGGAAGGGATGAGCCTGATATCCGTTCCCCATGCTTCTCATGGATCACCATGGCTAATGTTTCAATGGCAGATTGTGAGTCTGAAGGATGGCTCAGAGATATCGCAAGCAATCCTAacgaaaatgtgattttttttttgtaagatgTCAAATGTGCttcaattactttaaaaaaacaactttgatgGCAGCAGAGTTGATGAATGTGCAACCGAGTGATACCAACAAGGCAGTCTTTCCTTCTCACTGTGTTATAAACGGTTCATGCAAAATTAAAGCAAACCCGCTACTGGCTCATGAAGGCGGGAGGAAGGAAAAGAGGAGGTGCCGGAGAAGCTAAGGAAGAGGAGGGCGGGTTAAGTTGCGGTGGGGTGGGAGGGTGTTCTGGATATGGAGGGTGAATGGGAAGAGTAGGAGTGAGTTGGGGTTTCTTGGGATTGAGGGTGTAGGAGTACATACAGGGAAGGGATTTTCATTCTCCAAAAAACGGGAAAAGTGGCCAGTCTTGTCTTCCCCCGTCAGCTTTAttcagctaagctaagctaaactaaacaAAGGAGCTAGCTGCCCAGCACAGAACAAAGACCACCATATCACTGCATGTATTCAAGAACGATTCTTGGCCTTTTCTGGCATTGTCACAAGGTGAATTGTCATTGTCAGCTGCACCACATACCATATTGATCCTCTGAGGACATAGATCGCCATATCCTGCGCCGAGCTACACTGCCATAGTAAACATCCTCCTTGACGGGTGAGGGGTTCCCCTCACTCCCCTCACTGTTACTGTCCATGGTGATCTCTATAGAAGACACCAATCACAACGTTACGGTCAGAGATCCCccgcacacacactctgctctaCCCCATGGCCCAATCACTCATGCTGAGACAGTAGGATGATGAGGTTGCCCTGATGTGGGGAAGGGGTGTAACAAGGCAACAGGTTTCACTCTGGAGTCACTGGGTGTAAAACAGCAATGCTTGCACTGTTGCGGGGGAGGTCAAATTGGGTGatcatgtaaacatgttaacCCACAGTAAACACAGGCATAGGGAGTGTAACTTTCCTGCAAAACTGCATGTGAACATTTTGGCGATTCCAGCTCGTGAGGATGGACAGCTACAGGGTGTGCAAACACCCCACAAAATAAGGGTCTACGTGGTTGTTTAAGCTCTATGGGAGAGATGTACAGCTCGGCTCACATGGGTAAGGGGAAACACATGGTATAAATAGCACAAACATCAGTGGCCCTGCAGGTGGGGGATGACGCGTCTCCTCATGTGGTGACCTCACTAACCAATGGATGGGATGGGCCGCTGCTGAGGGGGGTTGCCGATGTGAACCGGCCTCCTCCCCGAGTGGTCCAGGCGGTCAGCGTTCGCGTGTGATGATGAGTTCCCAATGATCTTtagagtaaaaaacaaaagacgAGAGGTTAGATCAGCAAATCGCCGACAtcgtgaaaaaaaacatttaaaataatcccACAATCctgttaaacaacaaaaaaaccatAAGAGCAAATGATTTGACTTCCATTTGTCCTTAGGGAGgcaaaataatagtaaaaataaaacaataaggaAACCCAACAAACCATCAAAACAAGTAAATCAAATCAACCCCCCAACACAACAACATGGACTGGGGGTCAGGAAGGGTCAGATGTTTCGCTAAAGACCATTTGGTaggtttgttttgttctgtgcaTGTCAGCTTCTTGATGAGAAAAGAAAGCAGCACAGAAGAGAAATGATGAGTGAAGAACAGAGAGTGGGTGAGAGCGGGTGTGATGGAAAATGGTTAAAGATGTAGTTAGACGAGCAAAGCCATTATAGCCTCAGCCTGGGGCTTTGTATAACAACaatcaaaatgtaatatatgaaaaatgatgatggacaagatttttttttgctgtagaGACAAGCAAGAGATGATGCGTATGGGTTGAAGGCTAAATGAATCACCACAGGCTGCAGACGTCTTGATCTGGCCTTATTTTGTATGTGAAGCAATGAGAGGCAAGAGATGCTGAAATAAAGCTCCAAGCACAAGGTGGAGCTGCAGCTCTACAGAGGGCGAGAGATGGAGAGCAACGAATGAAGCTAGCAGCTGGCAGAGAGGAGGCGGGGGGGACAAGACGGGAGCAGCACGTCCCCATGCACTGCACAGAGACTTTCCTTTAAATGGAACCTTTCCCCTCAAAGACATGAGAATTCAAAACGTAGTTAAATGGCCTTTAGGTAATTGAaagctttactttaaaaatcCACCTGACATTCTCAGTACAAGCAAAGTAACTCACACAAAAGTAAAACATCAAATCAGACCGAACATGACAATGTGATAACTTgtcataaaatgaaaaacaaaatgccaaattaaagaaataaaaaggggaggggggtaatagtAAAGAAAAACAGACGACATTAAGAAAACAGAATGGCTGCAGCTTGCTGATGGAAAGTACAGCAGAAAGTCTGAATCACACACCAGCGGCTGGTCCCGGTTGAGCCTGGACAAAGACTGGGCCCTAGCCTCCCTGTGGGGGCTGTAATAGACCCTGTCCAGCTCGTTCAGCCTGCCCTCGCTCAGGGCCCCTTCCCTGGAGTAGTTCCTCGGCCCGGCCTCCCGACCAGGCCCAAAGTGCTCCCTGTTCCTAAAGTCACCTGTGTGTACCGACTTGGCCGCAGTCGCTGCGATGTCAGAGAACTCCTCCTCGACGCTGCACTGCCGGGTCAGAGTTCTTTTACGGCCCATAGCCAGCGCCCGCCTTTCTACCGGGCCTTCACAGTGAATGATGTGAACGGGCCCCCGCATGGGGCTCCCGTGAGTGTAGTAGCCTCGATAACCTCGGCCCAGAGAGCCTTCTTCCTCACTGCCACAGTCTAAACCACTGTCGGGACTCTTGGTGTTCTGGCGGTTGGGTCTCACCAGGCCGCGGTCGTCTATGCTGTAGTAGTAGCGGCTGTCAGAGAAGCGAGGGGAGGAGCGCTGTCGCTGCAGGTGGCGGGAGTTCTTGCTTGAGGTGGGATGGTTGCGCATGTGGCCGTCCTGGGGGTACATCCTTCGCTGAGTGTGCGGAATTCCCGGCCGCCCACCGTCTTCGAAGCACAGGCGCTGGCCCATGCCGTCCACGCAGTCCGACTCTTCCTCAGCCACCTCTGGGATGCTGTGGAGGCGCTTGCTGCGGAGCGACTTCTGCTTCACCACCTCCCTCTGGAGGTCCCAGCAGTCCCGTTCCTCGGCTAAGTCCTGACGCTTGTAATATGCCTTCAGTCATAATCAAGAGGCAAAGTTCCACAATTTCACAGTTCAGTTAGTCAAGTTCAATTCAAAAGGTTCAGTTTAGATTTTTGTGAGGAGGGTTGAAAAGTTTTTCGGAGGTTTTTAGAACAGGCAGGAAACAACACAGTATGTGAATAGAACAAATGGGGggaaagacaaaataaagacagaatTAGTTATTTGTGACAATGTAGTAAGACATGCAGTCTCATTCCGTGAGGAGGAAATGGCATGCTTTGAACAGGAATCTGTGAAGGCTCAAATTTGGAGTGACAACTGATAAACGGAGTGAGGTTAAATGTGGAAAAGGGAATTTCATTTGTGAGAAATTAGAAATATCCAAACGAACGTGCCACAGATGAGGGAGAATTGAAAACATCAATGtggatgaaataaaataataaatccgaagaaaacaaagataaacaatttaaaatgtattaaaacataCAGAACTTCCTTCAATGTGcttacagaaaacaacaacaatcagaTAATTCATCTCTTACGATTCCCTTAACAATATCTAATTATAATTCTATCAttgctatacatattttaaaaaacatttttacagaaaaataggGGGGATGGATAATGTgcatcagtaaaaaaaagaaagatggcgaTGACAAAAAGGAGATGAAGCATTGGTGTATTTAAAGAGTTAATACACTAATGACTTCCACTCATGAAAACCACATTGCTGTACACATTTAActggacaaaaacaaagataCCGGGAAGCATCAGCTCACAGCTTCAAATCTTTAGGTGCACGGTAGTGGCAGGGACACATAGAAACAAAACTCCAGCGCTCACAGAAAAACAGTCTGCTTGTTAACTGGGGGCAAAAATGAACGCAGTTCAGCTAGAAGTATCAGCGTAATGAAAATAGAAGAAATGGCAGCTTATAAACAGGGCTGAGGTTCAAACATTGCATAATAAGATCTATATATGAACAAACCGCCCAGAGACAGCCTCTTTAATTAAGTGACCGCAGTTGTCAAAAACAATGTTCAGTCagtcatatacagtatataagtGAATGGACACACTCGGaatatacactcaccggccacctATTTAGCTAGCAagttgtacctaataaagtggcaactcatgtgctgctgtagcccatctgctttaAGGTTCAACaggttgtgtgttcagagatggtctgctgcagaccttggttgtaacgagtggttatttaagttactgttgcctttcttccattctcctctgacctctggcatcaacaaggcattttggctcaCTGGATGTTTTCTCCTTTTGAGACCATTCTcggtaaaccctagagatggtttaCAGCAGATAATTTCTGAAATattcagaccaacaaccatgccacattcaaagtcacttaaatcacctttcttccccattctgatgctcgctctGAACTTCAGCAgatcgtcttcaccatgtctacattccctaaatgcattgagatgctgccatgtgattggctaatTAGATATTTGCAGTcacaagcagttgaacaggtgtacctaataaaggtTAAACTGTCCAAAAAGCTCTAATGATTGTCTTTTGTGAATCGGGGGCTCAGACTATCCAGTAAATATGAAATCCcttaaacagaatatttctaGTGGAGACGCATATTTTAAATCGCACTGATAATGACTTCAGACTGAAATGCATTCGTTTTTTGCCcacaataaataagaaaactatTTCACTAGGAGTTTTGCTTCTGCAAAGACAGGGATAAGCTAACTCAATGTGCAGGTCTATTCCAATACAGAGGACCAATGAGCCACTACAGTACCCCTAACTCTCACAACAGGATGTGATCACAACATGATTTTTCATCATGACGGCAGATTCCCTTTACATCCCCACCGACAGACCAAATGAAGACAGGATCATGTTCCGACAATGTTAACATTTACATTGACAATTGAAAAATCAAACATTAGGACATGACAGACATAAACAAgcgtgaatatttccatttaagtACTCACTTAAATGAGATTCCCATATGCACTTGATATGCCATGACCCTTCGGTACAGTACAGTGTATTAATAATTTGCACTTTGATATCACATCTGACTTTTAACACTCCTTTGGTGCAGTAAAAAGAGCATCAAAATGCAAGTCAAACCATAACAAAACATTATGCTTCTAGTTTACGACCTTACCCTCTAGCATGCTGTACAGTTATGTATACACAGCCATTCCCATGAGCTCAGCCCTGATTGACTAAAGCAGTGCTGGAGGGGCGGGGTGTAGGAGCAGGCTGAGGTGGGGAGGCTGATTCAGCTAACACAAGGCAGGGGAGCTCAGCCAGGCAAAGCCACGACGGGCCTGGTTGTAGAGCCTGTGAGAGAGATCATGTATCTCTGCAGGTGGCAAGACCCTCCCTCCCTAAAACCCGTCTCCCCACCGTCCTCTGTCCTCCCCCCTTGACCACTAGTAACTGAGGGTGTGCAGAATGTACCTTAAGAGTGTTGTGGGAATTGATGCTGCGCCTACGGCCCTCCTCCAGTTGCATCTCAGAGTAAAGAtcttcctcgtcctcctccatgATGTCAGACAGGTCTGAACCCCGACTGCTCTCTGTGTGGTACTCCTCACTGTGGCTGTAATGGTGATGATGGTGCTGGGGGGGGGAACAAGAGAGAAAAGTTGAAAAGGAACCTATTAGACAAAGatcaacatgttttatattcacTTTTTTGGTGATATCTCTGGTGCTGGATTAGTCACCGTTAACAAGGAGACGAAGGAAAGTGTGTATACTCTCCCGAGACTAATTAGCACCAATAATGTCACCTATGCTCTTCGGACACCTCCATACAAGTGTAAAAACAGTGTTAACAAAGTTGTGTATGTTGATGAAAACGCTTGTATAGCTAAACACTAACCTTATGCAAACGTATACCTAAGTAAACAATTAGTTTAAAACTGGAGTCACTTACACTTTTCCCCAATGCCTTAAAGCTGGTGCAggcagttgggtttttttttttgccacattGCACAAAACTACCATAATAACCTTTCAGTATGTTGTAATTCAAGTGGTCTGGTCTTTTGCACCTCCTCTCAGCTGTGTTCAGGCACTAGAAAATCTATCTAAGTTGTCATTCTGGCATTTGCAACAACTGCCTATACTGCAaagcaaccaaaaaaagaaaaacggaTTTACCAAACACGGAGCAGGACAATAGACTTTTTGCCATTTCTAGAAAATggcctaccccagctttaagtatatattttaaaaatatgatgcattaaatattcaagaaaataaaaatgtaatattgatgCAATACAGAAGCAGAAATACCTATTAAGAGGGGTTTCAATTTGATATGATGGGATGAGATTTGATTTCCTTCTATTTGATTATGCCTACATGCAGGTACCAATTCTATGTGCTTCCCAAAAACAAGTGACACACATTCACTGATTGTCTGAGTGCAGCTGGCTGTGCTTTCTGTAATGTACCTGTCTGCCCAGCTCTGACCCTCTGAGGAATTCATCCACCGaggctcctctcctcctcgcaTGAGGAGAGTCGTAgccgtcctcctcctcgtcaGAGTTGAGCGGATGCATGGCGTTACCTCGCTCACTAAAGATATTCCTTTTCTCAACCtgataaaagaaacacaatatttAGATTGTAAAAAATTATCCAAATAATTTTCTGCAATGAAACCCAGTGAAACAAATGGGCAAGCTAATGAAAAACAGCTTAATACTAGATTATTTCACGTGCTGAGATGAATGCTGTGTTATAGCTAAATCACGCACCCGGTTTCCCTCGGCGAACACTCTCTGGGCAGCTTCCCTGGCCATGGCCTTGGCGATGGTGTTGGGGATGGGGACTCCCTGAGGCTGTGGCAGGATCCTCTGAGGAGAGGGTGACCGCCGTGGCTGGAAGTGCGGCGGCTCCAGGTTGGTTCCACGCATGGGAGGCAGCGGAGAGGGGGATCTCTCCCAGGGCTGGGCTGTCCGCAGTCCCACCTCATGCTCTTTGGTTTGTGGCTCTCTGGCACTTACTAATGGTTTGGACTTGGGCATGAGGTGACGCTGGCAATGAGGAGGGGGTTGGCAGACGGGCTGcgagtgcgtctgtgtgtgggGCAGCGTGTGGGGCTGGGTTCGAGACAGAGCCTGCACCTGGGGCTGAGGATGATTTGGGGGGTACGTAGACGGGTAGGGAGGATGGGTTTGTGAGTGCACTGCATGTGACTGCGGGTGGAGCATTGGTTGTGATGGTGCAGTGGTTCGGTGGGAGAGGCGTGGAGAGCCCAAGAGATTGTTCGGGATGACGGCCACGGGCGAGTCCTGAGACTCTCCTTGTGTTGATAACGTCCTTACAATGACTTCCCTGGCCTCCAGACACTGAATCCTGTTTAATTCCACGGCCACATAGTCTGCTGTGGGGTATAAGACTTCTGCTATCTGTATTCACAAAGGAACCAGAGAGTTCTTACCAAAGGCAATTCAGAATATCAGCAGAGAAGTA
It contains:
- the rimbp2b gene encoding RIMS-binding protein 2 is translated as MTSAGTADHDKRLGKHAIHSVMGTMGCQKTCKVEKLLKPPQCEAAWSQRQRLASAKKNSRMRGNTDKLRNEVLPLQLPGVQPLDNFRLLGDNSRALRLDPDSLSHQQLKQKLLETEISTRRKECEALEAEVKKKNQTCQTLENELQDFLQENKHLNLQLFNNSHKASEYEKVKSEYAQLKETLGAVTQERDLALWERNQLQGKLENLEQVLKHMREAAERRQQLELEHEQALAVLNAKQQEIEVLQKAQVEAKKEHEGAVHLLENHLDSMQAKVRELEEKCRSQSEQFNLLSKELEKFRLQAGKFDILSTEPLTVCESPGSPNKSLSQLLNGLAAPIGKGNEAPTSRSLISEFIRPLQISGDKPELLSVKPTFLTRGRVSSPARAFLSEMDKELSSTTRSKPRFTGKVRLCIARYSYNPYDGPNEHPEAELPLVAGKYLYVYGTMDEDGFYEGELLDGQRGLVPSNFVDFVQDEETPSVQHRDTVAKEPGYLNHSSLGTQRLKASTGTLTGISSLLSDSKLDCISTSSLGMDLLGSSSNGTGTLDVSTDEVGEDIVPYPRRINLIKQLAKSVIIGWDPPVVPPGWGSISGYNVLVDKELRMSVPYGGRTKSLLEKLNLATNTYRISVQSITDRGPSDELRCTLLVGKDVVVAPYYLRVDSITQVSAELSWMPSNSNYSHTIFLNGAEYDMVKAGGYKYKFFNLKPMTVYKVKVVAQPHQVPWQLPMDQREKREISVEFCTQPAGPPLPPQEVQVQLGQTPGILQVRWKPPPLTSSGTSNGASVIGYAVCTKGQKIAEVLYPTADYVAVELNRIQCLEAREVIVRTLSTQGESQDSPVAVIPNNLLGSPRLSHRTTAPSQPMLHPQSHAVHSQTHPPYPSTYPPNHPQPQVQALSRTQPHTLPHTQTHSQPVCQPPPHCQRHLMPKSKPLVSAREPQTKEHEVGLRTAQPWERSPSPLPPMRGTNLEPPHFQPRRSPSPQRILPQPQGVPIPNTIAKAMAREAAQRVFAEGNRVEKRNIFSERGNAMHPLNSDEEEDGYDSPHARRRGASVDEFLRGSELGRQHHHHHYSHSEEYHTESSRGSDLSDIMEEDEEDLYSEMQLEEGRRRSINSHNTLKAYYKRQDLAEERDCWDLQREVVKQKSLRSKRLHSIPEVAEEESDCVDGMGQRLCFEDGGRPGIPHTQRRMYPQDGHMRNHPTSSKNSRHLQRQRSSPRFSDSRYYYSIDDRGLVRPNRQNTKSPDSGLDCGSEEEGSLGRGYRGYYTHGSPMRGPVHIIHCEGPVERRALAMGRKRTLTRQCSVEEEFSDIAATAAKSVHTGDFRNREHFGPGREAGPRNYSREGALSEGRLNELDRVYYSPHREARAQSLSRLNRDQPLIIGNSSSHANADRLDHSGRRPVHIGNPPQQRPIPSIEITMDSNSEGSEGNPSPVKEDVYYGSVARRRIWRSMSSEDQYDGYGGRRRERRSPEYYEESEPDEMTRVFVALFDYDPMSMSPNPDAADEELPFKEGQIIKVFGNKDTDGFYRAEVRDRVGLIPCNMVSEIQTEDDEMMDQLLKQGFLPLNTPVEKLVNCDRFKDGRSINRRSRKSKRERNRRSGRQHPMSTRRMVALYDYDPRESSPNVDVEAELTFCAGDVISVFGEIDEDGFYYGELNGHKGLVPSNFLEEVPDDVEVFLTDSPSRYPQDTPARIKTKRKKSVHFTP